The sequence below is a genomic window from Micromonospora sediminicola.
GTCGAGACACGGCGGTGCGTGGGGGTCGACTCGGGGGGAGCGGGGGCCTGATGGGCTCCGCTGCGTCGAGCACTACCTCGACGCCAGGGCGGGATGTGCGACGCGCTCTTGGCACCGGGCACCGCCTGGTGGCGGGAGTCGTTCCCGGTGCGCCGCTCTGCGCGTGCCGTCTCTGGGCCTGCCGTGTTCTACCTCCGGTCTCACGACCGGGGCAACGAGACGCGACGCGTCGCTCCTGTAGCCCTACTGCCTCACGGCTCTCACTACACCCGGGGGCTAGCCGGTGGGCGACTTGAACCCGCCGTGCGCCACTCTCGGCGGGTCCGGGTGGATCAGATGCACCCGGGAGCGTGTTCCGGTACGCTCACACCTGCTTGACTTCAGACACCAAGCAACCTAGAGCGCCGGCCCAATGGGCCGGCGTTTCTGTTTGCCGACACGCCGAAAAATGATCACCTAGGCGCAGGCCGATTTTCCGCGTGGTGGCGTCGTGTCGGAGGGCCGTGGGACCCTACCGGTGTGGACGAGGTGTATCTGCGCATCCCGCGCGGCCGGCTCCAGGTCCCGGCCGAGCAGTTCGCGGCGTCGCTCAACGCCTTGGCGCGGCGGCTGCGCGTAGATCCTCGCGACCGGTACGCCGCGGGCGCGCTTGCCTGCGGCCAGTGGATCGCCGACCTGACTGCCCGGCACCCGGTGACCGGTGACGCTGAGCCGTGCACGACGGAACGGCTGGCCTCCTGCCAAATGGCCGCGGCCGCCGTGGTGTACGGCTGGGCCTGGGCACCAAGCGGAGTCGATCCCACCTGGGCGACCGGCGTCCTCGCCATGGCCTCCTGGACTCGCGGAGCGTCCCGACGGCCGCCGATCGCGCTCTCCACTCACCGGGCCGCCTGACGGCTCCTGTACAGCGATGGCCCCCACCGATCGGTGGGGGCCATCATCATCCGCGGCGCAGGGCTACAGCTCGGCGGCCAGCTCCTGCTCGCGCGCGGCGCTCTGGTCCGCCATCCGCCACGCTACCTCGCGGGCCTGCCGCACGGCCTGATCCTGGTCGACCTGGCGCGCGGCCTCCGCCGAGCGCCGGTCCGCCAGCTCGTCCAGCGTGTGTCGGGCTCGCGCCACCGCTGCGGCGGTCTCCGCCATCGTCGGCACCCCGCGCGGCATCGCGGGCTCCTCGACGGCGGCCGCGGCCTCCTGGCCGGCGGCCACGCTCTGCGGCTCGACGTCGACCTGCCGCTCGGCGACCGGTGCGCTGTCGGCGACCAACGGGCCCGCGGCCGCCGACCGCTCGGCCGTCTCCGGTGCGAGGTCAGCCTCCGTGACGTGGCGGTGCGCGTCGTCCTCGACGCGAGCCCGCGCCTCCTCCGCGAGCCACTCTTCCGCCGTGGTCAGGTCGTCCTCCGCCGCGATGCTGACGCCGCGCTCCACGAGGGCCTTCTCGGCCCGCGCGGCGGCCGCGCGGGTCTCGGCGGTCTCGGCGTACCACTGCCCCCGAGCCTCGTGCGCCAGCGTCAGCCGCCGCTCCTGCTCCTCCAGGGCCTCGGCGAGCATGGCCCGGTGCGCCGCCTGATCCCGCAGCCTCGCGGCGTCCTCCGGCGTCTCAGCGACAGCCGCCTCCGAGGTCAGCCGCGCGGCGTCCTGCCGGTGCCGGGCGGCGGCCTGCGCGGTGGCGCGCAGCTCGTCGCCGACGTACGCCGGTGCCCACGTCCGCTCCCGCTGCATGGCCCGCACCCGCACCCGCAACGCCCCGTCGGAGAGCTCGGCTTCCTCCCGGCCCGCCTCCGGGCGGCCCAGCGCCCGCCAGGCGGCATGCCAAACGGCCCTGTGCTCGGTCTGCCCCGGAGGCGGCGCGGTACCGAGCGCCACGGCCGGGTCGGTGTGCCCGGTCGCCTCCCGCGCCAGCTCGACCGCTCCGGCGCGGTGTTCCCACTCCGCCCGCTGGATCGGGTCCGCCGGGGGCTCGCCGAACGCCTCCACCGCCCACTGCGGCAGGTCCTGCGCGACCTGGGTCGACAGCTCCCGGCGTCGGTCCTCCATCAGGGAGCCCAACGTCGACATGTAGCGGGTCCACTCTCCGCTGAGCCCTGCCGGTGTCGCCTCGGCCAGGTCCGGCACGATCGGCGTGGGCGCTGATCCCACCACCTCGGTAATGCGGTGGTGCAGCACCTGGCCCAGCGACCGAGCGCCGGCGAGCGACCTCTCGCCCACCGCCTGTGCGAGCAGCTCGGCCGGGTCGTGCCCGGCCAACTCCGCCGAGCGGAGCAGCCGCGTGAGCGGCCCCATCGCGGAGTCCGCGGCGAGCGCAACCCGTTCCTCGTCGGTGATCTGCCCGGCGGCGGTCAACCCGTCGAGCACCTGAGCGACCCGAGCGTCGGAGATGAGCTGCACACCGTCGGCGTACTGGTCGATCAGCGTGGCGGCCGAGCGAACCCGGCGGGCCTCCTCAGCGGCCTGGTCGAGCGCCGTGCGCTCCTCCTCCGCGCTGGCGGCGAGGTCCCGCAGCACCTGGGTAGCCGTGCGCGGGTCGGTGGCGTGGGTCTGCCCGGACGGAGCGTCCGGAGCCTCGGCCCGAGTCGTCACGTAGGCGGTGCTGCGCAACCGGCCTCGAGTCAGCGCGACGTACAGCGCCGACCACCGAGTTCTGCTGCTCACCACCCCGTGGGCGGTGTCCACGGTCAGGCCCTGCGCCGCCGTGGTGGTGGAGACGTAGCCGAGCGCAACGTCGGCCGCCACATAGTCAGCGGGCAGCCGCACCGGACCACGGCCGGACAGCGACTCGGCCAGGATCGACCCGTCCGGCCCGATCTCGGTGACCCGATACCGGGCGCGGTTGGCCAGCCCGAGCGTGCGATCGGTACGCCGACACTCGATCAGGTCACCGACCCCGGCGGTCGTGCCCTGCAGGCCGAGCGCGACGCCTTCCTCCTGGACGTGGCCGAGCGCCACCAGCTGCGCGCGGATGTACGCGCCGACCTCGGCCGCCTCCTCGTTGGTGGTCACGATGACCCGCGAGTCCAGCCCCGCGAGGTGGTCACCGATCCACGCCTGCGCGGCCAACCGGCCGGCGGACTCCGCGGTGCCGCCGTCGACCACCCGGCCCCGCACGTCGTACTCGTGGATAACCGACTCGTCGCCCTCCCGCAGACGCAGCGACGCCGACCGCTCCCACTCCGCGGCGAACCTCCGAACGTCGACCAGGGCGTAGGTCACCGCCTCGCCGGTGAGCATCGACATACCGCCACCGGCACCGACGGCGGCGAGCTGACGCGGGTCGCCGGTCAGCAGCCACTTCGCGCCCGCGGCGTCCACGAACGACTTGATCCGGTTCAGCACGTCGGTCGAGACCATCGCGGCCTCGTCGACCACCACCAGGTCGTCGGCGCTGAGCCGCAGCAGCTCATCACCGAGCAGCGGGCGTCCGGCCGCGAGGCGCTCCTGCGCGGCGAGCCACCGGGCGATGTTGCGGGCCGTCACCCCATCACTGCCCATCTCGGCGAGCACCTCGGTCGCGGCCTGCCCGGTCGCCAGCCCCGTCACGCGGCCGCCGACCAGATCCGCCCACGCGTCCGCGAGGTTGCCCAGCGCGTACGACTTGCCCGCGCCCGCCGGACCCACCAACACCTCGGTGGCAGCGCCCGAGGTCAGCACTCCCTCCAGCGCGGCGGCCTGGTCGGCACCGAGGGTCACGCCCCGCTCGGCGGCCGCCGCCAGCCAGCCCCGCACGTCGGCGAGCGGCACCGCCCGGTGGCCACGGACCACCGCCGCGTCCCGCAACGCCTGCTCCGCCCGGATGTGCCCCGAGGTCGCGTACCGCGACCCCGACGGCGCGGCGTACGCCGACCTCCCGTCGGCGCGCCGCAGCTCGTCCGTCACCTCGGCCGGCACCTCGGCGCTGACCTTCACGGTGTCGACCTCGAACAGCGCCCGGTCGACCAGGCTGTCCAGCAGCCGGGCAACCTGGGCACCGTCGAGCCCGCCCAACGAGTCCGGCAGCGCCGCGTTCACCGCGCGCGCCAGGTCGGATCGGGTCCATGCGGCCTGGCCGCTCTGCACCTCGGCCAGCGCCTCGGCGATCACCGCCGACGGGCTCCACTCCTGAGCCTCGGCCGCCGTCGGTGCGTCGCGGTGCACGTCCCGAGCAACGCCAGTGAGCCCCTCGGCCACCTCCTGGCGTAGCTCCCGGTCCCACCGGGCCAGACGCTCGTCCAGCGTCTCCCCGTCGTGCTGCTTGGCGCGGCGCGTGGCCATCGTCGCCTGCTGGCTGAGCCGGGTCATCTCCAGGTTGTTTGGTTCCCGGCCCCACTTCGCTTCGAAGTCGGCCACCAGCTTCTGGACCTTTTTCGTGATCGCCTTCCGCCGGGTCGAGAACAGATCCATCACCTCCTGGCGGATGCCCACGACCTCGCGCGCCTTGCCGTCCGGGCGAGTGGCGAACCGGACCCCGAGGGTCCGGGTCAGGTGCTCCTCCATGGTCCGCTCCCCGACGGCGGCCGCCGCGCCTCGCCAGTGATGGATCGCCCGGGAGTCGAGCGTCCGGACCTTTCCGTCGGCGCACACGACGCGGTTGAGGATCGCGTTGTGGATGTGCAGTTGTGGATCATGGTCGCGCGA
It includes:
- the mobF gene encoding MobF family relaxase is translated as RLTKLLEREPAAEPERVAELRAEAERGARQPVSFIDATFSVQKSVTVLHTAYARAELDARRAGDVDAEQAWRTQRRAVEEAIWQGNRAALDYLADNAGYSRAGHHGGGAGRWVDAHDWTVASFFQHTSRDHDPQLHIHNAILNRVVCADGKVRTLDSRAIHHWRGAAAAVGERTMEEHLTRTLGVRFATRPDGKAREVVGIRQEVMDLFSTRRKAITKKVQKLVADFEAKWGREPNNLEMTRLSQQATMATRRAKQHDGETLDERLARWDRELRQEVAEGLTGVARDVHRDAPTAAEAQEWSPSAVIAEALAEVQSGQAAWTRSDLARAVNAALPDSLGGLDGAQVARLLDSLVDRALFEVDTVKVSAEVPAEVTDELRRADGRSAYAAPSGSRYATSGHIRAEQALRDAAVVRGHRAVPLADVRGWLAAAAERGVTLGADQAAALEGVLTSGAATEVLVGPAGAGKSYALGNLADAWADLVGGRVTGLATGQAATEVLAEMGSDGVTARNIARWLAAQERLAAGRPLLGDELLRLSADDLVVVDEAAMVSTDVLNRIKSFVDAAGAKWLLTGDPRQLAAVGAGGGMSMLTGEAVTYALVDVRRFAAEWERSASLRLREGDESVIHEYDVRGRVVDGGTAESAGRLAAQAWIGDHLAGLDSRVIVTTNEEAAEVGAYIRAQLVALGHVQEEGVALGLQGTTAGVGDLIECRRTDRTLGLANRARYRVTEIGPDGSILAESLSGRGPVRLPADYVAADVALGYVSTTTAAQGLTVDTAHGVVSSRTRWSALYVALTRGRLRSTAYVTTRAEAPDAPSGQTHATDPRTATQVLRDLAASAEEERTALDQAAEEARRVRSAATLIDQYADGVQLISDARVAQVLDGLTAAGQITDEERVALAADSAMGPLTRLLRSAELAGHDPAELLAQAVGERSLAGARSLGQVLHHRITEVVGSAPTPIVPDLAEATPAGLSGEWTRYMSTLGSLMEDRRRELSTQVAQDLPQWAVEAFGEPPADPIQRAEWEHRAGAVELAREATGHTDPAVALGTAPPPGQTEHRAVWHAAWRALGRPEAGREEAELSDGALRVRVRAMQRERTWAPAYVGDELRATAQAAARHRQDAARLTSEAAVAETPEDAARLRDQAAHRAMLAEALEEQERRLTLAHEARGQWYAETAETRAAAARAEKALVERGVSIAAEDDLTTAEEWLAEEARARVEDDAHRHVTEADLAPETAERSAAAGPLVADSAPVAERQVDVEPQSVAAGQEAAAAVEEPAMPRGVPTMAETAAAVARARHTLDELADRRSAEAARQVDQDQAVRQAREVAWRMADQSAAREQELAAEL